One part of the Mycobacterium marinum genome encodes these proteins:
- a CDS encoding helix-turn-helix domain-containing protein, whose protein sequence is MTLATDQRKPAQVQPPHRPDGDNREHFVDQPVEFWPTAAIRSALQSGDIATWKRIAAALKRDPYGRTARQVEEVLGGARPIGISKALWEVLDRARAHLEANERAEVARHVKLLMDRSGLGQQEFASRIGVSPEDLAAYLDGSVSPSASLMIRMRRLSDRFVRVKNTRAADSHQDAASGS, encoded by the coding sequence GTGACGTTGGCAACCGACCAGCGGAAACCTGCGCAAGTACAGCCGCCGCACCGCCCCGATGGTGACAACCGCGAGCACTTCGTTGACCAGCCGGTGGAATTTTGGCCGACGGCAGCCATCCGTTCCGCGCTACAGAGCGGCGATATCGCCACCTGGAAGCGCATCGCCGCCGCGCTCAAGCGCGACCCCTACGGTCGCACCGCGCGCCAGGTGGAAGAGGTCCTCGGCGGAGCCCGGCCGATTGGCATCTCCAAAGCGCTGTGGGAGGTGCTGGACCGGGCCCGAGCCCATCTGGAAGCCAATGAGCGCGCCGAGGTCGCCCGTCACGTCAAGCTGCTGATGGATCGATCGGGTCTGGGCCAACAGGAATTCGCGTCCCGCATCGGCGTTTCGCCCGAGGACCTGGCCGCCTACCTGGACGGCAGCGTGAGCCCGTCGGCTTCGCTGATGATCCGGATGCGTCGCCTGTCCGACCGGTTCGTGCGGGTCAAGAACACCCGCGCGGCCGACTCC
- a CDS encoding MMPL family transporter, with protein MMRLSRNLRRFRWLVFTGWMLALVPAIYLALTQSGNLTGGGFEVAGSQSLQVHDVLEAQYPDQGASSLALVATPRPDASYQDITDAVAQLRRIAGEFPGVSEVPDPTQRPPQPDRPYVVSLRLDARNAGTSDLAKKLRARVGVEGDKPGQTADGRVRLYVIGQGALSAAAAANTKHDIAAAERWNLPIILIVLLAVFGSLTAAAIPLALGICTVVVTMGLVYLLSMHTTMSVFVTSTVSMFGIALAVDYSLFILMRFREELRSGRQPQEAVDAAMATSGLAVVLSGMTVVASLSGIYLINTPALRSMATGAILAVAVAMLTSATLTPAVLATFARAAAKRSALLHWSRRPESTQSRFWTRWVGWVMHRPWITALSASVVLLLMAAPAASMVLGNSLLRQFDSSHEIRAGVSAAAQALGPGALGPVQVLIKFPDGGASTPAHSQTVGAVRQRMAQGPNVTTVAPPKFAEDNDSALLSAVLSVDPEDMGARHTVDWMRSELPQVAGGAQVDVGGSTALIKDFDDRVSATEPLVLAFVALIAFVMLLISIHSVLLALKGVLMTLLSVAAAYGSLVMVFQWGWGERLGFPQLTSIDSTVPPLVLAMTFGLSMDYEIFLLTRIRERFLHTGRTRDAVAYGVSTSARTITSAALIMIAVFCGFAFAGMPLVAEIGVACAVAIAVDATIVRLIMVPALMAMFSQWNWWLPRWLGRILPSVDFDRPLPEVDLADVVVIPEDIAATIPPGADLRMVLKSAAKLKQLAPDTICVADPLAFTGCERVGKGPERIPELVKDGLNLAGGTDTAGPGGAAEAKNGSNGQSAARKAVGLAYRSGIARAMSWAERPVHPVTVWRGRLSIALDALETNASERRAGPGGGREPSYRRRSPVETTNVQLPTGDRLLIPTGAETLRLKGYLIMSRNSSRDYAELADMVEAMEPETAAVVLAGMDRYYCCQPPRRQWIATQLVRRLADPHPSDVDVEWPQPDDKADWEEVRQRCLAVAVAMLEEAR; from the coding sequence ATGATGCGCCTGAGCCGCAACCTGCGCAGATTCCGCTGGTTGGTGTTCACCGGATGGATGCTGGCTCTGGTCCCGGCAATCTATCTGGCGCTGACTCAGTCAGGGAATCTCACCGGTGGCGGCTTCGAGGTCGCCGGGTCCCAGTCACTTCAGGTACACGATGTGCTCGAGGCGCAATACCCCGACCAGGGGGCATCCTCGCTGGCCCTGGTGGCGACCCCGCGCCCGGATGCCAGCTACCAGGACATCACCGACGCGGTCGCGCAACTGAGACGAATTGCCGGCGAATTCCCCGGGGTCTCGGAGGTGCCCGACCCCACCCAGCGGCCCCCGCAACCCGATCGGCCCTACGTGGTGTCGCTGCGCCTGGACGCCCGCAACGCGGGCACCAGCGACCTCGCCAAGAAGCTGCGCGCGCGAGTCGGCGTGGAAGGCGACAAACCGGGACAGACGGCGGATGGCCGGGTACGGCTCTACGTCATCGGCCAGGGTGCGCTCAGCGCCGCTGCGGCGGCGAACACCAAGCACGACATCGCCGCCGCGGAGCGCTGGAACCTGCCCATCATCCTGATCGTCTTGTTGGCGGTGTTCGGCTCGCTGACCGCCGCGGCCATCCCGCTGGCGCTGGGGATCTGCACCGTCGTGGTCACGATGGGCCTGGTCTACCTGCTGTCGATGCACACCACGATGTCGGTGTTCGTGACGTCGACGGTGTCGATGTTCGGCATCGCGCTGGCCGTCGACTACTCGCTGTTCATCTTGATGCGTTTCCGCGAGGAGTTGCGCTCCGGCCGTCAGCCCCAGGAGGCGGTGGACGCCGCCATGGCCACGTCCGGGCTGGCGGTGGTGCTGTCCGGCATGACCGTCGTCGCCTCGCTCAGCGGTATCTACCTGATCAACACCCCGGCGCTGCGATCCATGGCCACCGGGGCGATCCTCGCGGTGGCCGTCGCCATGCTGACATCGGCCACCCTGACGCCCGCGGTGCTGGCCACCTTTGCCCGGGCCGCCGCCAAGAGGTCGGCCCTGCTGCATTGGTCGCGCCGGCCGGAAAGCACCCAGTCCCGGTTCTGGACCCGCTGGGTGGGCTGGGTGATGCACCGGCCCTGGATCACCGCGTTGTCGGCTTCGGTCGTGCTGCTGCTGATGGCGGCACCGGCGGCGTCGATGGTGCTGGGTAACAGCCTGTTACGCCAGTTCGATTCCTCGCACGAGATCCGTGCCGGGGTGTCCGCGGCGGCCCAGGCCCTGGGGCCGGGCGCGCTGGGTCCGGTCCAAGTGCTGATCAAGTTCCCCGACGGCGGCGCCTCCACGCCCGCACACAGCCAGACGGTCGGCGCGGTCCGCCAGCGGATGGCCCAAGGTCCCAACGTCACCACGGTGGCACCGCCGAAATTCGCCGAGGACAACGACAGCGCGCTGCTGAGCGCGGTGCTGTCGGTGGATCCCGAGGACATGGGTGCCCGTCACACCGTCGACTGGATGCGCAGCGAGCTACCGCAGGTTGCCGGCGGCGCCCAAGTCGACGTCGGCGGATCGACCGCGCTGATCAAGGATTTCGATGACCGGGTGTCGGCGACCGAGCCGCTGGTGCTGGCCTTCGTCGCGCTGATCGCCTTCGTGATGCTGTTGATCTCGATCCATTCGGTGCTGCTGGCGCTCAAGGGCGTGCTGATGACCTTGCTGTCGGTGGCGGCGGCCTACGGCAGCCTGGTCATGGTGTTCCAATGGGGCTGGGGGGAACGGCTCGGCTTCCCCCAGCTGACCTCCATCGACTCCACGGTGCCGCCGCTGGTCCTGGCGATGACCTTCGGGCTGTCCATGGACTACGAGATCTTCCTGCTCACCCGAATCCGGGAACGCTTCCTGCACACCGGCCGGACCCGCGATGCGGTGGCCTACGGCGTGAGCACCAGCGCACGCACCATCACCAGTGCGGCGCTGATCATGATCGCGGTGTTCTGCGGATTCGCCTTCGCCGGCATGCCGCTGGTGGCCGAGATCGGCGTCGCCTGCGCCGTCGCGATCGCGGTGGACGCCACGATCGTGCGGCTGATCATGGTGCCGGCCCTGATGGCGATGTTCTCGCAGTGGAACTGGTGGTTGCCCAGATGGCTGGGCCGGATCCTGCCGTCGGTGGACTTTGACCGGCCGTTGCCCGAGGTCGACCTCGCTGACGTCGTGGTCATTCCCGAGGACATCGCCGCGACGATTCCGCCCGGCGCCGACTTGCGCATGGTGCTCAAGTCGGCGGCCAAGCTCAAGCAGCTGGCACCCGACACCATCTGCGTGGCGGACCCCCTCGCATTCACCGGCTGTGAGCGGGTCGGCAAGGGGCCGGAGCGGATTCCCGAGCTCGTCAAGGACGGCCTCAACCTGGCCGGCGGCACCGACACCGCGGGGCCGGGCGGTGCCGCTGAGGCCAAGAACGGTTCCAACGGGCAGTCGGCCGCGCGAAAGGCCGTGGGCCTGGCCTACCGCAGCGGCATCGCGCGCGCGATGTCGTGGGCGGAGCGCCCCGTCCATCCGGTCACCGTGTGGCGCGGGCGGCTCTCGATCGCACTGGACGCGCTGGAAACCAACGCCTCCGAGCGGCGGGCCGGCCCGGGCGGCGGGCGAGAGCCCAGCTACCGGCGGCGCAGCCCGGTGGAAACCACCAACGTCCAATTGCCCACCGGGGACCGGCTGCTGATCCCGACCGGGGCCGAAACGTTGCGTCTCAAGGGCTACCTGATCATGAGCCGTAACAGCAGCCGGGATTACGCCGAACTTGCAGACATGGTCGAAGCGATGGAACCCGAGACCGCGGCCGTCGTACTGGCGGGGATGGACAGGTACTACTGTTGTCAACCGCCAAGGCGGCAATGGATCGCCACCCAGCTGGTTCGGCGTCTTGCGGATCCGCATCCGTCTGATGTCGACGTTGAGTGGCCCCAGCCCGACGACAAGGCAGACTGGGAGGAAGTCCGGCAACGCTGTCTGGCGGTGGCAGTAGCCATGTTGGAGGAGGCGAGGTGA
- a CDS encoding hemophore, with amino-acid sequence MKSGNATKRRGLFAALVAVGLPGLALVTVAEPTATGATDPCAASEVARTIGSVAKQTGDYLDSHPETNQAMTAAFQGSAGPQSFGSLKSYLEKNPKVASDLQSLSQPLTNLSTQCRLPITLSQAVGLAQAAQDGGALSGLPAVGLPLTPGNLPVAAGPLPGPAPANRAG; translated from the coding sequence ATGAAGTCAGGCAATGCGACAAAGCGCCGCGGGCTGTTCGCCGCATTGGTCGCCGTCGGGCTGCCGGGCCTCGCGCTCGTGACGGTGGCAGAGCCGACGGCCACCGGTGCTACCGATCCATGTGCCGCCAGTGAAGTGGCCAGAACGATCGGTTCGGTCGCCAAGCAGACGGGCGATTACCTGGACTCGCATCCGGAGACCAATCAGGCGATGACCGCGGCCTTCCAGGGCTCCGCGGGCCCGCAATCGTTCGGATCGCTGAAGAGCTATCTGGAGAAGAATCCCAAAGTCGCCAGCGACCTGCAGTCGCTGTCGCAGCCGCTGACCAATCTCTCAACGCAGTGCCGGCTGCCGATCACGCTGTCGCAGGCGGTGGGGCTGGCGCAGGCGGCCCAAGATGGCGGTGCTTTGTCGGGACTACCGGCCGTTGGGCTGCCGCTGACGCCGGGGAATCTGCCCGTGGCGGCGGGCCCGCTGCCCGGGCCGGCGCCGGCGAACCGCGCCGGCTGA
- a CDS encoding lysylphosphatidylglycerol synthase transmembrane domain-containing protein → MSFDAPVRKLRQRVGALPRARGTEAPRGKYWWLRWAVLGIVAIVLAVEVALGWDQLAKAWMSMYQAKWWWLLAAMVAAAASMHSFAQIQRTLLKSAGVHVRQLRSEAAFYAANSLSTTLPGGPVLSATFLLRQQRIWGASTVVASWQLVMSGVLQAVGLALLGLGGAFFLGAKNNPFSLLFTLGGFIALLLLAQAVASRPELLEGIGRRVLAWVNSIRGRPAATGMEKWRQILMQLESVSLSRRDLGVAFSWSLFNWIADVACLGFAAYAAGDHASVAGLTVAYAAARAVGTIPLMPGGLLVVEAVLVPGLVSSGMALPNAISAMLIYRLISWLFIAAIGWVVFFFMFRTEKAADSDADDPPTDPNLAIVIPIPGELYEDPAETALQGPLPPPDRGCEGNPGRVG, encoded by the coding sequence ATGTCGTTTGACGCCCCCGTCCGCAAACTCCGCCAGCGTGTGGGGGCGCTGCCCCGCGCTCGCGGGACGGAGGCACCCCGTGGCAAGTACTGGTGGCTGCGGTGGGCTGTGCTCGGCATCGTCGCGATCGTGCTTGCCGTCGAGGTGGCGCTGGGCTGGGACCAGCTGGCCAAAGCCTGGATGAGCATGTATCAGGCCAAGTGGTGGTGGCTGCTCGCGGCGATGGTGGCCGCGGCGGCGTCGATGCACAGTTTCGCGCAAATCCAGCGCACCCTGCTGAAGTCCGCGGGTGTGCACGTCCGCCAACTTCGGTCCGAAGCCGCGTTCTACGCCGCCAACTCGCTGAGCACCACCCTCCCCGGCGGTCCGGTGTTGTCGGCCACGTTCCTGCTGCGCCAGCAACGCATTTGGGGCGCCTCTACGGTGGTGGCGTCGTGGCAGCTGGTGATGTCGGGAGTGCTGCAGGCGGTGGGCCTGGCACTGCTCGGCCTGGGTGGTGCCTTTTTCCTGGGCGCCAAGAACAACCCGTTCTCACTGCTGTTCACCCTGGGCGGGTTCATCGCGTTGCTGCTGCTTGCCCAGGCGGTGGCCTCACGTCCGGAGTTGCTCGAGGGAATCGGCCGCCGGGTGCTGGCGTGGGTCAACTCGATCCGCGGCCGGCCGGCCGCGACCGGCATGGAGAAGTGGCGTCAGATTCTTATGCAACTCGAGTCGGTGAGCCTGAGCCGGCGCGATTTGGGAGTGGCATTTAGCTGGTCGCTTTTCAACTGGATCGCCGACGTCGCGTGTCTGGGCTTCGCCGCATACGCCGCGGGCGACCACGCGTCGGTCGCCGGGTTGACCGTTGCCTATGCGGCGGCCCGCGCGGTGGGCACCATCCCGTTGATGCCGGGTGGACTGTTGGTGGTCGAGGCCGTGCTGGTGCCTGGTTTGGTATCCAGCGGCATGGCCCTGCCCAACGCCATCTCCGCGATGCTGATCTATCGGCTGATCAGCTGGTTGTTCATCGCCGCGATCGGCTGGGTGGTGTTCTTCTTCATGTTCCGCACCGAGAAGGCCGCCGATTCCGACGCTGACGACCCGCCAACCGACCCAAATCTGGCGATCGTCATCCCCATCCCGGGCGAACTGTACGAGGACCCGGCCGAAACGGCCCTGCAAGGTCCGCTACCGCCCCCCGACCGCGGGTGCGAGGGCAACCCCGGACGCGTCGGCTAG
- a CDS encoding AI-2E family transporter, translating into MSASLDDASVAPLVRKTAAWSWRLLVILAALVALLLVIKKLEIIVVPVLLALMLSALLVPVVDWLDARGLPRGAAVSLVLLGGFSILGGILTFVISQFIVGLPDLAYQVEHSIDSSRKWLIEGPPHLRREQIDNAGNAAIEALHNNQAKLTSGAISTAATITELLTAAVLVLFTLIFFLYGGRNIWQYVAKIIPAHVRDRAMAAGRAGYGSLIGYVRATFLVALTDAAGVGTGVAVMGVPLALPLASIVFLGAFIPLIGALISGLLAVVVALLAKGLVYALLTLALLITVNQLEAHLLQPLVMGRAVSIHPLGVVLAISTGGVLAGIVGALLAVPTVAFLNNAMRVLLAEDPIAEAQQQDQDPLALIAAQPDEPDEGTEAEAGADQTRP; encoded by the coding sequence ATGTCGGCGAGCCTCGACGATGCCTCGGTAGCCCCGCTGGTCCGCAAGACGGCGGCCTGGTCGTGGCGCTTACTTGTCATCCTGGCCGCTCTGGTGGCCCTCTTGCTGGTGATCAAGAAGCTCGAAATCATTGTCGTGCCGGTGCTGCTGGCGCTGATGCTCAGCGCATTGCTGGTGCCGGTGGTGGACTGGCTGGACGCCCGGGGGCTGCCACGTGGTGCGGCGGTGTCGCTGGTCTTGCTGGGCGGGTTTTCCATCCTCGGCGGCATCCTGACGTTCGTCATCAGCCAGTTCATCGTTGGTCTGCCCGATCTGGCCTACCAGGTGGAGCACAGCATCGACTCCAGCCGCAAATGGCTGATCGAGGGGCCGCCGCACCTGCGCCGTGAACAGATAGACAACGCGGGCAACGCCGCGATCGAAGCGCTGCACAACAACCAGGCGAAGTTGACCAGCGGCGCGATCTCCACCGCGGCCACCATCACCGAACTGCTGACCGCCGCGGTGCTGGTGTTGTTCACGCTGATTTTTTTCCTCTACGGCGGCCGCAACATCTGGCAGTACGTCGCCAAGATCATCCCGGCCCATGTCCGTGACCGCGCGATGGCAGCCGGACGCGCGGGCTATGGGTCACTGATCGGGTATGTGCGGGCCACCTTCCTGGTGGCCCTGACCGACGCGGCCGGCGTGGGGACAGGGGTGGCGGTGATGGGTGTTCCGCTCGCCCTGCCGCTGGCCTCCATCGTGTTCCTGGGCGCGTTCATCCCGCTGATCGGTGCGTTGATCTCCGGCTTGCTGGCGGTGGTGGTTGCCTTGCTGGCCAAGGGGCTGGTGTATGCCCTGCTCACACTGGCCTTGCTGATTACCGTCAATCAACTCGAGGCGCATTTGCTTCAGCCCCTGGTCATGGGCCGCGCGGTCTCGATTCACCCGCTGGGTGTGGTGCTGGCCATTTCCACCGGCGGCGTGCTGGCCGGGATCGTCGGTGCTTTGCTGGCGGTCCCCACCGTCGCATTCCTCAACAATGCGATGCGGGTGTTGTTGGCCGAGGATCCGATCGCGGAAGCGCAGCAGCAGGACCAGGATCCGCTGGCCCTCATCGCGGCGCAACCCGACGAGCCCGACGAGGGTACTGAGGCCGAAGCCGGCGCTGACCAAACTCGCCCTTAG
- a CDS encoding MMPL family transporter yields MFAWWGRTVYRYRFIVIGVTVALCLGGGVFGLSLGKHVTQSGFYDEGSQSVTASILGDEVYGRDRTGHIVAVFKAPDGKTVNDPAWSKKITDQLNQFVKDHPDQVLGWAGYLRAPDSTSPVIKGMATDDKKYTFVSIPLKGDDDDTILNNYKDIAPSLQKLDGGTVQLAGLEPVAEGLTGTIATDQRRMEVLALPLVAVVLFLVFGGAVAACLPVMVGGLSIAGALGILRLVAVFGPVHFFAQPVVSLIGLGIAVDYGLFVVSRFREEIAEGYDTETAVRRTVMTAGRTVAFSAVLIMASGASLLMLPQGFVKSLTYALLAAVGLAALLSITLLPACLGVLGRHVDALGVRTAFRVPFLRNWKVSRAYLNWLADRLQKTKTREEVEAGFWGNLTNRVMRRPLVFAIPIVLGMILLVIPLFNLSLGGMSEKYLPPNNAVRQSQEHFDQLFPGYRTNPLTLVIKSTNNQPVTDQQIADIRSKAMSISGFIDQDNDADSMWQERSYAPGGSKDPSVRVLQNGLINPGDAPTKLAELRAITPPKGLEIFVGGTPALEQDSIHSLFENMPAMLVILLTTTTLLMFLAFGSVVLPIKAAVMSALTLGSTMGILTWIFVDGHGSGVLNFTATPLTAPVIALVVAVGYGLATDYEVFLVSRMVEARENGMSTQEAIRIGTATTGRLITAAALVLAVVAGSFVFSDLVMMKYLAFGLMAALLLDATVVRMFLVPSVMKLLGDDCWWAPRWMRRLQTRIGLGEIQLPDERKRPANNGSARPPVKAALAAATARAPHDPTHPSAPESARPSRSGGPARTELGSAQSGPSSAGTKEIQTRASQPSDPPTTRLTAPGAPPARGSSNPAPPAQTRPTTPAPPAPAPPPAPSAGQTRAMQIPTNRSSDTGGDPADPTAALPIQRPEGTDSEAATEQLNARGGQPDGGENPRPRRRGAGGAGGLSAQDLLRREGRL; encoded by the coding sequence GTGTTCGCCTGGTGGGGTCGAACTGTGTACCGCTACCGATTCATCGTAATCGGTGTCACGGTGGCACTATGCCTCGGCGGCGGCGTCTTCGGGCTGAGCCTGGGTAAGCACGTCACGCAGAGTGGTTTCTACGACGAGGGCAGTCAATCTGTGACGGCCTCGATCCTTGGCGACGAGGTCTACGGCCGCGACCGAACCGGCCACATCGTCGCGGTCTTCAAGGCCCCGGACGGCAAAACCGTCAATGACCCGGCGTGGTCGAAGAAAATCACCGACCAGCTGAACCAGTTTGTGAAAGACCACCCTGATCAGGTGCTGGGTTGGGCCGGCTACCTCAGGGCACCGGACAGCACCAGCCCGGTCATCAAGGGCATGGCCACCGATGACAAGAAGTACACGTTCGTCTCCATCCCACTCAAGGGCGACGACGACGACACCATCCTCAACAACTACAAGGACATCGCGCCGTCGCTGCAGAAGCTCGACGGCGGCACGGTCCAGCTCGCCGGCCTCGAGCCGGTGGCCGAGGGGTTGACCGGCACCATCGCCACCGACCAGCGCCGGATGGAAGTGCTGGCCCTGCCGTTGGTGGCCGTGGTGCTGTTCCTGGTCTTCGGTGGCGCGGTGGCGGCCTGCCTCCCGGTGATGGTGGGCGGGCTGAGCATCGCGGGCGCCCTGGGCATCCTGCGGCTGGTGGCAGTGTTCGGGCCGGTGCACTTCTTCGCCCAACCCGTCGTCTCCCTGATCGGTCTGGGTATCGCGGTGGACTACGGGCTGTTCGTGGTCAGCCGGTTCCGAGAAGAGATCGCCGAAGGCTATGACACCGAGACGGCGGTACGCCGAACGGTGATGACGGCCGGGCGCACGGTGGCCTTTTCCGCTGTCCTGATCATGGCCTCGGGGGCGAGCCTGCTGATGTTGCCCCAGGGCTTCGTGAAATCGCTGACCTACGCCCTGCTAGCCGCGGTCGGCCTGGCCGCCCTGCTGTCGATCACACTGCTGCCCGCGTGCCTGGGCGTGCTGGGCAGGCACGTCGACGCGCTCGGCGTCCGGACCGCGTTCCGGGTGCCGTTCCTGCGGAACTGGAAGGTGTCGCGGGCCTACCTGAACTGGCTGGCCGACCGGCTGCAGAAGACCAAGACCCGCGAAGAGGTCGAGGCCGGCTTCTGGGGCAACCTCACCAACCGGGTGATGCGCCGCCCGCTGGTGTTCGCCATCCCGATCGTCCTCGGCATGATCCTGCTGGTCATCCCGCTGTTCAACCTGTCGCTGGGCGGCATGAGCGAGAAGTATCTGCCACCCAACAATGCGGTGCGCCAGTCGCAGGAACACTTTGACCAACTCTTCCCGGGATACCGCACCAATCCACTGACCCTGGTGATCAAATCGACCAACAATCAGCCGGTCACCGACCAGCAGATTGCCGATATTCGCAGCAAGGCGATGTCGATCAGCGGGTTCATCGACCAGGACAACGACGCGGACAGCATGTGGCAGGAGCGCAGCTATGCGCCCGGTGGATCCAAGGATCCGTCGGTCCGGGTCCTACAGAACGGGTTGATCAACCCTGGTGACGCGCCCACCAAACTCGCGGAGCTACGCGCGATCACACCTCCCAAGGGCCTCGAGATATTTGTCGGCGGGACCCCGGCGCTGGAACAGGATTCGATTCACAGCCTGTTCGAGAACATGCCCGCGATGCTGGTCATCCTGCTCACGACCACCACGCTGTTGATGTTCCTGGCGTTCGGTTCGGTGGTGCTGCCAATCAAGGCGGCGGTGATGAGCGCGCTGACGCTCGGGTCCACGATGGGCATCCTGACCTGGATCTTCGTCGACGGACACGGGTCGGGCGTACTGAACTTCACCGCCACCCCGCTGACCGCGCCCGTCATCGCGCTGGTGGTGGCGGTCGGATACGGCCTCGCCACCGACTATGAGGTGTTCTTGGTATCCCGCATGGTCGAGGCGCGCGAAAACGGCATGTCGACTCAGGAGGCGATCCGGATCGGCACCGCAACCACCGGTCGCCTCATCACCGCGGCCGCACTGGTGCTCGCCGTGGTCGCCGGCTCGTTCGTGTTCTCCGACCTGGTGATGATGAAGTATCTGGCGTTCGGGCTGATGGCGGCGTTGCTGCTGGATGCGACCGTGGTCCGGATGTTCCTGGTGCCGTCGGTGATGAAATTGCTCGGCGATGACTGTTGGTGGGCGCCGCGTTGGATGCGCCGCCTGCAGACCCGCATCGGGCTCGGCGAGATCCAGTTGCCCGACGAGCGGAAGCGCCCGGCCAACAACGGCAGCGCCCGCCCACCCGTCAAGGCCGCCCTGGCCGCGGCCACGGCCCGCGCACCGCATGACCCCACCCACCCGTCGGCCCCCGAGTCGGCTCGGCCGTCCCGTTCGGGCGGGCCCGCGCGAACTGAGCTCGGGTCGGCCCAGAGCGGTCCGTCCAGCGCCGGCACCAAAGAGATCCAGACCAGGGCCAGTCAGCCAAGCGACCCCCCGACCACCCGGCTCACGGCACCGGGGGCGCCACCCGCTCGCGGATCCAGCAATCCGGCTCCACCGGCGCAGACCCGGCCCACCACGCCGGCGCCTCCCGCACCGGCCCCGCCGCCGGCGCCATCCGCCGGTCAGACGCGAGCCATGCAGATTCCGACAAACCGTTCCAGCGACACCGGCGGCGACCCGGCCGATCCAACGGCCGCGCTACCGATCCAGCGCCCGGAAGGGACCGACTCGGAGGCCGCCACCGAGCAGCTGAATGCGCGCGGTGGGCAACCAGACGGCGGCGAGAATCCGCGGCCACGCCGCCGCGGAGCGGGTGGGGCCGGCGGGCTCAGCGCCCAGGATCTGCTGCGTCGTGAGGGACGCCTGTAG
- a CDS encoding NYN domain-containing protein has product MSLTEDVTTQGSDPVAEPPMVAGDLSRDGLSGSAAPAGRVLLVWDAPNLDMGLGSILGRRPTALERPRFDALGRWLLARTTQVSATAPDGPDVRVEPEATVFTNIAPGSAEVVRPWVDALRNVGFAVFAKPKIDEDSDVDRDMLEHIDQRNREGLAALVVASADGQAFRQPLEKISRAGTPVQVLGFREHASWALASDTLEFVDLEDIAGVFREPLPRIGLDSLPEQGAWLQPFRPLSSLLNSRA; this is encoded by the coding sequence ATGAGCCTGACCGAAGATGTGACCACACAGGGGTCCGATCCTGTGGCGGAGCCGCCGATGGTGGCCGGAGATTTGTCGCGCGACGGCCTGTCCGGCTCCGCGGCGCCGGCGGGCCGGGTCCTGTTGGTGTGGGATGCCCCGAACCTGGACATGGGGCTGGGTTCCATCCTCGGGCGACGGCCGACTGCGCTGGAAAGACCCCGGTTCGACGCACTCGGCCGCTGGTTGTTGGCCCGCACGACGCAGGTGTCCGCCACGGCACCGGACGGCCCGGACGTCAGGGTCGAACCCGAAGCAACCGTCTTCACCAATATCGCGCCCGGGAGCGCCGAAGTGGTTCGCCCATGGGTGGACGCGCTACGCAACGTCGGATTCGCGGTCTTCGCCAAGCCCAAGATCGACGAGGACAGCGACGTCGACCGTGACATGCTCGAGCACATCGATCAGCGGAACCGGGAAGGACTCGCGGCGCTGGTAGTTGCCTCCGCGGATGGCCAGGCATTCCGCCAGCCGCTGGAAAAGATTTCGCGAGCCGGAACCCCTGTTCAGGTGCTCGGATTTCGTGAACACGCCAGTTGGGCGCTAGCGTCGGATACCTTAGAGTTTGTCGACCTGGAGGACATTGCTGGTGTTTTCCGCGAGCCGCTCCCGCGAATCGGCCTCGATTCGCTGCCTGAGCAGGGAGCTTGGCTGCAGCCGTTCCGGCCGCTGTCCTCGCTGCTGAACTCGCGGGCGTGA